In a genomic window of Halorussus salinus:
- a CDS encoding DUF7437 domain-containing protein: protein MSTDDRPTTPSDPEETFEDLLTYAELLNSPRLARLYVYVLRNGPVEVETVKRDLDMAHSTAYKYVGQLEEMGLLVRQNAETPATVTVEPIRLRLETDRGNVVATPALVDAIGRQLDDDDIHVFVERQGVAKLAAALHYTLRIVAGELTQRTAADELGVHPVEGMTVFTALENVVEEAPAYDPYLEFPK, encoded by the coding sequence ATGTCTACCGACGACCGACCAACGACTCCGTCCGACCCCGAGGAGACGTTCGAGGACCTCCTCACGTACGCCGAACTGCTGAACTCGCCCCGACTCGCTCGCCTCTACGTCTACGTCCTCCGGAACGGCCCGGTCGAAGTCGAGACGGTCAAGCGCGACCTCGATATGGCCCACTCGACGGCCTACAAGTACGTCGGACAGTTAGAGGAGATGGGACTCCTCGTGCGGCAGAACGCCGAGACACCGGCGACGGTCACCGTCGAGCCGATTCGCCTTCGTCTCGAAACGGACCGCGGCAACGTCGTCGCGACGCCCGCGCTGGTCGACGCCATCGGTCGCCAACTGGACGACGACGACATTCACGTGTTCGTCGAGCGACAGGGCGTCGCCAAACTGGCCGCCGCGCTCCACTACACGCTCCGAATCGTGGCGGGCGAACTCACCCAGCGGACCGCGGCGGACGAACTCGGCGTCCACCCCGTCGAAGGAATGACCGTCTTCACCGCGTTGGAGAACGTGGTTGAGGAGGCCCCGGCGTACGACCCGTATTTGGAGTTCCCCAAATAA
- a CDS encoding glycosyltransferase: MKVLQLVTERRPFFDQQVAALEAAGVESTVCEVPGSHHPDEPRTAAEYARFYPEVLRALDDHDLVHANYGLTAPFALALPKRPVVVTFWGTDLMGDREWIRQLSRYASDLADATILPSRRMADALGRPYTRVPFGIDTDRFRPIPRDAARERVEWDADEIVVLFPYAPERPEKDFSRAERVVERADAEADLRTVTGAPYDEMPHYLNASDALLVTSRRESGPMVVKEAAACGVPTVSTDVGFVGDVPGVAVCESDDELVRELDRALADSASDSSESPAESPTLPEEWQLAATGERLRAVYERVLSGSDASASAGTVRRPDGGGVT, translated from the coding sequence GTGAAGGTCCTCCAGTTAGTCACGGAGCGCCGCCCCTTCTTCGACCAGCAGGTCGCCGCGCTCGAAGCGGCGGGCGTCGAGTCCACGGTCTGTGAGGTGCCGGGGAGTCACCATCCCGACGAACCGCGGACCGCGGCCGAGTACGCCCGGTTCTACCCCGAGGTCCTGCGGGCGCTGGACGACCACGACCTCGTCCACGCGAACTACGGGCTGACCGCGCCGTTCGCGCTGGCGCTCCCGAAACGCCCGGTCGTCGTCACCTTCTGGGGCACCGACCTGATGGGCGACCGCGAGTGGATTCGCCAGTTGAGCAGGTACGCCTCCGACCTCGCCGACGCGACGATTCTACCGAGTCGCCGGATGGCCGACGCGCTCGGGCGACCCTACACCCGCGTCCCGTTCGGCATCGACACCGACCGCTTCCGGCCGATTCCGCGGGACGCGGCCCGCGAGCGAGTCGAGTGGGACGCAGACGAAATCGTCGTCCTCTTTCCATACGCCCCGGAGCGCCCCGAGAAGGACTTTTCGCGCGCCGAGCGCGTGGTCGAGCGGGCGGACGCCGAGGCGGACCTCCGGACCGTCACCGGGGCACCCTACGACGAGATGCCCCACTACCTGAACGCCAGCGACGCCCTCCTCGTGACCTCGCGGCGCGAGAGCGGCCCGATGGTGGTCAAGGAGGCGGCGGCCTGCGGCGTGCCGACCGTCTCGACTGACGTGGGGTTCGTCGGCGACGTGCCCGGTGTCGCGGTCTGTGAATCCGACGACGAACTGGTCCGGGAACTCGACCGCGCTCTCGCGGACTCGGCGAGCGACTCCTCGGAATCGCCCGCCGAATCGCCGACGCTCCCCGAGGAGTGGCAGTTAGCGGCGACCGGCGAGCGCCTTCGGGCGGTCTACGAGCGCGTGCTGTCGGGAAGCGACGCGAGCGCGTCGGCCGGGACGGTCCGGCGACCCGACGGCGGAGGTGTCACCTGA
- a CDS encoding glycosyltransferase family 2 protein, producing the protein MYRNTRVGVVVPAYNESELVGTVVATTPEFVDRIYVVDDCSTDDTWEHVQRAAERENERVRRDAEEAGAETDADADESAAGERGPEVADGAAGADSSAKADGPAKADGGVVGERVVPIRHEENRGVGGAVTTGYAQALDDDVDVIAVMNGDAQMDPDELPRLLDPVVEGDAAYAKGNRLLESEFREGMSDWRLLGNWSLTFLTKIASGYWKTMDPQNGYTAISADALETLGPDEFYQDYGFCNDVLVKLNARGYTVADVPMPAVYGDETSSIEYSSFVPKLSSLLLNRFVWRLHTKYLVRDFHPLALFYLLGVVTVGASAIAGLAALCSDDGSSPTQSVAGAILLPVGCLALLTAMTLDMRANRDKEVRVE; encoded by the coding sequence ATGTACCGAAACACGCGAGTCGGCGTCGTCGTCCCGGCGTACAACGAGTCGGAACTGGTCGGGACCGTCGTGGCGACGACCCCCGAGTTCGTGGACCGAATCTACGTCGTGGACGACTGCTCGACCGACGACACGTGGGAACACGTCCAGCGGGCCGCCGAGCGCGAAAACGAGCGCGTTCGGCGGGACGCAGAGGAAGCGGGAGCTGAAACCGACGCCGACGCCGACGAAAGTGCGGCGGGCGAGCGCGGCCCGGAGGTCGCCGACGGCGCGGCCGGAGCTGACAGTTCAGCCAAAGCCGACGGTCCGGCCAAAGCCGACGGCGGAGTCGTCGGCGAGCGCGTCGTGCCGATTCGCCACGAGGAAAATCGGGGCGTCGGCGGCGCGGTCACGACAGGTTACGCGCAGGCGCTGGACGACGACGTGGACGTAATCGCGGTCATGAACGGCGACGCCCAGATGGACCCCGACGAACTCCCGCGGCTCTTGGACCCCGTGGTCGAGGGCGACGCGGCGTACGCGAAGGGCAACCGGCTCCTCGAATCGGAGTTCCGCGAGGGGATGTCCGACTGGCGGCTGTTGGGCAACTGGTCGCTGACCTTCCTCACCAAAATCGCCAGCGGCTACTGGAAGACGATGGACCCGCAGAACGGCTACACCGCCATCTCGGCCGACGCGCTCGAAACGCTCGGTCCCGACGAGTTCTATCAGGACTACGGGTTCTGCAACGACGTGCTGGTCAAACTCAACGCCCGCGGCTACACGGTCGCGGACGTGCCGATGCCCGCGGTGTACGGCGACGAGACAAGCAGTATCGAGTACTCGTCGTTCGTCCCGAAGCTGTCGTCGCTCCTGCTGAACCGGTTCGTCTGGCGACTCCACACCAAGTATCTGGTCCGGGACTTCCACCCGCTGGCGCTGTTCTACCTCCTCGGCGTCGTGACGGTCGGCGCTAGCGCGATTGCGGGACTGGCGGCGCTCTGCTCGGACGACGGTAGCAGTCCCACGCAGAGCGTCGCGGGCGCGATACTGCTCCCGGTCGGCTGTCTCGCCCTGCTGACCGCGATGACCCTCGACATGCGCGCGAACCGCGACAAGGAGGTGCGCGTCGAGTGA
- a CDS encoding nucleotide sugar dehydrogenase translates to MSSYNENTDRTSVLDRDETTPKSVPVCLVGLGYVGLPLAVEFDHAGQRVLGYDIDEERIERLRRGIDVTDEVGDAAIAESDVRFTADPAAIADAEFVFITVPTPVDEFQNPDFRFVEQAGRTIGEHLTRDTTVVLESTVYPGATRDVLVPALESVSGLAADDEFHVAYSPERTSPGDDDHGIREVVKVVGADDPEVREEVAALYESVVGAGVHRVSSIEAAEAAKCIENVQRDINIALVNELSIVFHQMGLDTREVLDAARTKWNFHDYSPGLVGGHCIPVDPFYFAYGSEMQGYTPKLTLKGREINEYMPKHVGEVTLKALNDAGKVLSQSDVLVLGLAYKPNVADIRTSEVQGVIDILDEYDVNVTGYDPHADDDAMADHFGVEVRESLSFEGTDCVLLATAHDAFEGLDLDAAASSAGDEPVLMDVNGMFEAETAEESGFVYRRL, encoded by the coding sequence ATGAGTTCGTACAACGAGAACACCGACCGGACTTCGGTGCTAGACCGAGACGAGACGACGCCGAAGTCAGTCCCCGTCTGTCTCGTGGGACTGGGCTACGTCGGCCTGCCGCTGGCCGTCGAGTTCGACCACGCGGGACAGCGGGTACTCGGATACGACATCGACGAGGAGCGCATCGAACGACTGCGGCGCGGCATCGACGTGACCGACGAGGTCGGCGACGCCGCCATCGCCGAGAGCGACGTGCGATTCACGGCCGACCCCGCGGCCATCGCCGACGCCGAGTTCGTCTTCATCACGGTGCCGACGCCGGTAGACGAGTTCCAGAACCCCGACTTCCGGTTCGTCGAGCAGGCCGGTCGCACCATCGGCGAACACCTGACCCGAGACACCACCGTCGTCCTCGAATCGACGGTGTATCCGGGCGCGACCCGCGACGTGTTGGTCCCGGCGCTGGAGTCGGTGTCGGGACTGGCCGCCGACGACGAGTTCCACGTGGCCTACTCCCCCGAGCGGACCTCGCCGGGCGACGACGACCACGGCATCCGGGAGGTCGTCAAGGTCGTCGGCGCGGACGACCCCGAAGTCCGCGAGGAGGTCGCCGCCCTCTACGAGTCGGTCGTCGGTGCGGGCGTCCACCGCGTGAGTTCCATCGAGGCCGCGGAGGCCGCCAAGTGCATCGAGAACGTCCAGCGGGACATCAACATCGCGCTGGTCAACGAACTCTCCATCGTCTTCCACCAGATGGGACTGGACACCCGAGAGGTGCTGGACGCCGCCCGAACCAAGTGGAACTTCCACGACTACTCGCCCGGACTGGTCGGCGGTCACTGCATCCCCGTGGATCCCTTCTACTTCGCCTACGGGTCGGAGATGCAGGGGTACACGCCCAAACTCACCCTGAAGGGCCGCGAGATAAACGAGTACATGCCAAAGCACGTCGGCGAGGTCACGCTGAAGGCGCTCAACGACGCCGGGAAGGTCCTCAGCCAGAGCGACGTGCTGGTGCTGGGGCTGGCCTACAAGCCCAACGTCGCCGACATCCGGACCTCCGAGGTGCAGGGCGTCATCGACATCTTGGACGAGTACGACGTGAACGTGACGGGCTACGACCCCCACGCCGACGACGACGCGATGGCCGACCACTTCGGCGTCGAGGTCCGCGAGTCGCTGTCGTTCGAGGGCACCGACTGCGTGCTGTTGGCGACCGCCCACGACGCCTTCGAGGGGCTGGACCTCGACGCCGCGGCCTCCTCGGCGGGCGACGAGCCGGTGTTGATGGACGTGAACGGGATGTTCGAGGCCGAGACCGCCGAGGAGAGCGGCTTCGTCTACCGGAGGTTGTGA
- a CDS encoding PIN domain-containing protein, translated as MTDTYVFDTEAIVAFLYGEPGHETVADLLADVFDGDAEGYLAEANASEVFYLVARFEGTDDDTPTDASLRTADRDVRALERRGLNVEGADWRLAGEIKADGHVSLADAHAVALATDRQATLVAGADDDFEELPVAVDLLRFRDHGV; from the coding sequence ATGACCGACACCTACGTCTTCGACACCGAAGCTATCGTCGCGTTCCTCTACGGCGAACCCGGACACGAGACCGTCGCCGACCTGCTGGCCGACGTGTTCGACGGCGACGCCGAGGGGTATCTGGCGGAGGCGAACGCGAGCGAGGTGTTCTACCTCGTCGCTCGCTTCGAGGGGACCGACGACGACACGCCGACCGACGCGTCGCTCCGAACGGCGGACCGCGACGTTCGCGCCCTCGAACGACGCGGCCTGAACGTCGAGGGAGCCGACTGGCGACTCGCTGGCGAAATCAAAGCCGACGGCCACGTCTCGCTCGCGGACGCCCACGCCGTCGCGCTGGCGACCGACCGACAAGCGACACTGGTCGCCGGTGCCGACGACGATTTCGAGGAGCTTCCGGTCGCCGTGGACCTGCTCCGGTTTCGGGACCACGGCGTCTGA